Proteins encoded in a region of the bacterium genome:
- the hpnH gene encoding adenosyl-hopene transferase HpnH: protein MRFPVHITTDMIRHQVRQAWRRNRRYPFVLMLEPLYTCNLACLGCATERHTGKLKDRLPVERCLEASDQCGAPAVSICGGEPTVYPELPELIAGIIARRRHIYLCTNALLMEDTVFGKIEPHKRLSINVHLDGMRETHDYVCAREGVFDKAIEMIKKSKSLGYHVVTNTTIFKETQIEEVEEVCRLLESIGIDGMMVSPGYQYESVESDIFMTRKDTENKFKRVLELSKTYRLHSSPMFLEFAAGLRDYDCSPWSTVTFTPLGWKGPCYLIGKKYYETWDEFWSGTDWDYWESRQDSLCQNCAMHSGFEASVVKELPKRPVDLARMAAWNVLG from the coding sequence ATGAGGTTCCCTGTTCACATCACCACCGACATGATCCGGCACCAGGTGCGCCAAGCCTGGCGTCGGAACCGCCGCTATCCGTTCGTGCTCATGCTCGAACCGCTCTATACCTGCAACCTGGCCTGCCTCGGTTGCGCCACCGAGCGGCACACCGGCAAGCTCAAGGACCGGTTGCCGGTCGAGCGGTGTCTCGAGGCTTCGGACCAGTGCGGAGCACCGGCCGTCTCGATCTGCGGCGGAGAGCCGACGGTGTACCCGGAGCTGCCGGAATTAATCGCGGGCATCATCGCTCGGCGGCGCCATATCTACCTTTGCACCAATGCCCTGCTGATGGAGGACACGGTCTTCGGCAAGATCGAGCCCCACAAGCGCCTATCGATCAACGTTCACCTGGACGGCATGCGGGAGACCCACGACTACGTTTGCGCGCGAGAAGGAGTCTTCGACAAGGCCATCGAGATGATCAAGAAGTCGAAGAGCCTGGGGTACCACGTGGTGACCAACACCACGATCTTCAAGGAGACCCAGATCGAGGAGGTCGAGGAAGTCTGTCGGCTGCTGGAATCGATCGGCATCGACGGCATGATGGTCTCGCCTGGCTATCAATATGAGTCGGTCGAAAGCGATATCTTCATGACCCGCAAGGATACGGAAAACAAGTTCAAGCGAGTGCTCGAGCTTTCCAAGACGTACCGGCTGCACTCGAGTCCGATGTTTCTCGAGTTCGCCGCCGGACTGCGCGATTACGACTGCTCGCCATGGAGCACGGTTACCTTTACCCCACTGGGGTGGAAGGGGCCCTGCTATCTCATCGGCAAGAAATACTACGAGACCTGGGATGAGTTCTGGTCCGGCACGGACTGGGACTACTGGGAGTCGCGGCAAGACAGCCTGTGCCAGAACTGCGCGATGCACTCGGGCTTCGAGGCCTCAGTGGTGAAGGAGCTGCCGAAGAGACCGGTCGATCTGGCTCGGATGGCTGCCTGGAACGTTCTGGGCTAG
- a CDS encoding NAD-dependent epimerase/dehydratase family protein, which produces MKAFLTGASGFVGGHVLRALEARGREVVCLVRRSSDRRNLAASGAATIEGDLTDPDSYRGALEGCVELYHCAADYRFFAREPREMYRINVDGTKSLFEEALRSGVERVVYTSSVGALGLRTEGTPADEETPVTLDDMVGHYKRSKFLAERVAEESFRSGLPVVIVNPSTPVGEGDLKPTPTGRIIVDFLRRKTPAYVETGLNLVDVRDVAEGHVLAAERGRVGEKYILGHANLSLQEIFGILADLTGLEPPKVKLPHVVPIVFAALDTARARLLGGEPRVALEAARLARHKMFFDSGKAVAELGFRQTPVREALARAVGWFREHGYV; this is translated from the coding sequence GTGAAGGCCTTTCTCACCGGCGCCTCCGGGTTCGTCGGGGGGCATGTCTTGCGGGCCCTGGAGGCTCGAGGCCGGGAAGTCGTCTGTCTTGTCAGGCGCTCCAGCGATCGGCGGAATCTGGCGGCGAGCGGCGCAGCGACGATCGAGGGCGACCTGACGGACCCGGACTCCTACCGGGGGGCACTCGAGGGCTGCGTCGAGCTCTACCATTGCGCCGCCGACTATCGATTTTTTGCGCGCGAGCCGCGCGAGATGTATCGGATCAATGTCGATGGAACGAAGAGCCTGTTCGAGGAAGCTCTCCGATCTGGGGTCGAGCGGGTGGTCTACACGAGCTCGGTTGGTGCCTTGGGTCTGCGCACGGAAGGTACGCCTGCCGATGAAGAAACGCCGGTCACTCTCGACGACATGGTCGGCCACTACAAGAGGTCGAAGTTTCTGGCGGAGCGAGTCGCCGAGGAGTCGTTTCGAAGCGGTCTTCCGGTGGTCATCGTGAACCCCTCTACCCCGGTCGGCGAAGGGGATCTCAAGCCGACTCCCACGGGCCGGATCATCGTCGACTTTCTGCGCCGAAAAACTCCGGCCTATGTCGAGACCGGACTCAATCTCGTGGACGTACGGGACGTGGCCGAGGGCCATGTTCTTGCGGCCGAGAGAGGACGTGTGGGCGAGAAGTACATTCTGGGCCATGCGAATCTCTCTCTTCAAGAGATTTTCGGGATCCTGGCCGATCTGACCGGACTCGAGCCACCCAAGGTCAAGTTGCCGCATGTGGTGCCAATTGTCTTCGCCGCCTTGGATACGGCGCGCGCGCGATTGCTCGGCGGTGAGCCGCGGGTCGCCCTCGAAGCTGCCCGGCTGGCACGGCACAAGATGTTCTTCGACTCCGGCAAGGCCGTCGCCGAGTTGGGCTTCAGGCAGACTCCCGTGCGCGAGGCCCTGGCCCGAGCGGTAGGCTGGTTTCGGGAACATGGATACGTCTAG